The region TTTGCGGAAACAATGGATAGAAGTGGATATACAAGGGCAACACTCTCTCCGGATAGAGGACTTCAGGCTCCTATTCCTAAAAGAAGGCCTCCTTCCACAAGGGGAATGAAAGCGATGGGAATGTCACACAGTATGAAATCAAAGGGGTTGTGTGGTGAATGCGAACTGATCTCAGATCCTACAAGGGAGATATTTGGAGCAGATGCAGCCATGATACAGAAAAGTCCAATATGCAGAATTGATGATCCTGGAGTTGGATTTGAAGGTGTGGATCATAAAGTTTTAACGTATGCAGATTTAAGAAGTATAGAACCATTTGAAAGGAGAAAACCAACAAGACAGATAGATATCCATCTTGTAGGAAATATGGAAAGATACATATGGAAGATGTACTCATACGACGGAAAAAGATGGAGTTCTGAGTTTCACCAACTGATTAAAGCAAGATATAACGAAAGGATTAGAATCGTTTTTATAAATCACACAATGATGGATCATCCCATCCATCTACACGGGATGTGGATGTATCTTCAGAATAACAGTGGGGAGTACAGCCCAAGAAAGCATACGGTAAATATAAAGCCTGCAGAAAAACTGTGTGTTGAGATAGATAATGATGCTTTAGGAAACTGGGCATTTCACTGTCATATTATGTATCACATGCACACAGGTATGTTTAGAGTTTTACAGGTGTGTAAATAGTGGAGGATAAAAATGTTTAAAAGATTATTAATATCAATAGGATTAATCTCTTTTTTATATGGAGTATCTAATGCAGAACCTTCAGAAGATTGCGACTTTTATCCTGTAAAAAAGATGAAGCCTTTGTACTATGGCCAGATATTATTTGACAGGCTTGAGTATGATGATAGTAAGAGATTAAACTATGAGGTTACATCGTGGTATGGCGGGGATTATCAAAGATTCTGGATAGAGGTTGAGGGAGAGAATAATTTTGAAAAAGAGGAAGGAGATTTAGAAAGATTAGATGTACTTTATGGAAAACTTTTTTCCCCTTTCTGGGATATTAGAGCAGGCGTAGGTTATAGAAGCTCTTACGGTGACGGAACAAAGGACAGAAAATCATTTGTTGTAGGGTTAAAAGGTCTTGCTCCTTACTGGTTTGAGGTGGATACAAACATGAGGTTTACAACTGAAGGTGAGCTTTATGGAGATGTTGAGGCGGAGTATGATCTTTTATTCACCCAGAGATTAGTTTTTCAACCACGAATAGATACGACATTCTCTTTTTCTGATATACCTGAGATAGGTGTTTATAATGGGATCAATAATATAAATTTAAGTTTCAGATTGAGATACGAACTGAAAAGGGAGTTTGCCCCTTACATAGGATTTTCTTACAACAGTTTTTTTGGAGACATTAAAGATAGAAATGGTAAAGATCATGATTTAACTGCGTTCTTCGGAGTGAGGGTCTGGTTTTAAGGTTGTTTACTAATTTTACACACAATTGAAAAACTCTCTTTTTGTGATAAAATATTATTTTGCATTTTATCCAGACAGATTAAGGAGGTAAAAGTATGTTTGCGGTTATAAAAACAGGAGGAAAGCAGTACAGGGTTGAGCCTGGCATGCTTTTAAAGGTTGAGAAACTTCCAGCAGATGTTGGAGAAACTGTAGAGATAGAAGCATCCTTAATAAAGGATGATCAGGGGAATATCAAGACTGAAGGAAAGGTTGAGGCTGAAGTTGTAGAACATGGAAAACACAAAAAGGTTCTCGTATTCCATTTTAAGAGAAAGAAAAACTACAAAAAGTTAAATGGACACAGACAGCCTTACACATTAATTAAGATTAAAGATATCAAGGCTTAAAAGGAGGATTAAGATATGGCTTCAAAGAAAAGTGGTGGTTCAGCTAAGAACGGTAGGGATTCATTCAGTAAACGTCTTGGTGTGAAAAGGTATGACGGACAGGTTGTGAAAGCTGGAAATATACTTGTCAGACAGAGGGGAACAAAGATATACCCTGGAAAGAATGTTGGACTTGGTAATGACTACACACTTTTCGCACTTATAGACGGAAAGGTTAAGTTTGAAACATCTAAAGGAAAGAAAGTAGTAAGCGTATATCCACTTGATGCATAAAAAGCAGGCTTTTTGCCTGCTTTAAAAATGTAATCTCTCCCTTTTATGTGTGTATATAACACTCAGTACAGTTCCAACTATCAGAGAAAAAGTAACGACAGAACTTCCCCCGTAACTTAAGAATGGGAGTGTTATCCCAACAACAGGTGCCAGACCTACAGTCATGGCTATATTTATAAAAGCCTGAACAGTTATAAGACCTCCAGCTCCGTAACAGATATACTTACCACCGTAATACTTTATCTTACTTCCAAGGTACAGAATCCTCAGTCCAAGAATAAGGTAGGCTGTAAGAATGGTTATAGATACGACAAATCCCCATTCCTCACCTATCGTTGCAAATATAAAATCTGTATGCTGCTCAGGCAGGAAGAAAAGCTTTGACTGTGTTCCCTGAAGGTATCCTTTCCCGAATATATAACCTGAACCTATCGCTATCTTTGACTGGAGTATATGGTATGCTGTTCCGAAAGGATCGGCTTCAGGATTTAGAAAGGCAAGTATCCTTTTTTTCTGGTAGTCCTTAAGATGTTCCCATATGAAAGGTGCGCTGAGTACCAGAACGGAAAGTGTTGCGATTATATACTTCTTGTTCAGATTCGCAAGGAAAAGTATTATAACAACAGGTATAAGAACGGTTATCGCTGTTCCAAGATCAGGCTGTTTCAGAATGAGAATAAAAGGTATTGTAGATAGAACAAATATCTTCAGTCCTTCAATGAAAGAAACCCTCTTACTGTTTTCAAGTATGTAGGCAACCATCAGTATGATTATAAATTTCATCATCTCTGAAGGCTGGATCATAAAAAAACCAAGTTTTATCCATCTTTTTGCGCCCAGGATCGTTGTTCCAAAGAATATAACAGCTATAAGGAGCAATATTCCGGTGATATAGAGGTAGGGAGCTGCATTGAGTAACTTTCTGTAGTCTAAAGAGGGAAATATTAGAATTATAAATGTACCTATTAAGGCGTAAACAGCCTGTTTTATATAAAGTGATGAGTACTCATGGAATGTGGCACTGTATATGTTTATAACACTCCATGTGAGGAGACCGAGGACTGTAAACAGTATAACAGGATCGTATCTGCTGAAAAATGTCTTAATGTTTTTCATTTATAAGTCCTTCTTTATAAAGTTTCATTATAATGGATTTTGTTATGGGAACCGCTGTTTTACTACCTCCTATACCATGTTCCACAAAAACAGAGAGGGCAAATCTTGGTTTTTTGTATGGAAAAAACGCAACATACCATGCGTGGTTCTGTAAATCCCATCTGTCTATCTTTTTGTTTTTTTCAGGCTTTCTGAAAACCTGTGCTGTTCCCGTTTTTCCTGCATTTTTTACAGGGAGATCTGACAGTTTTCTTGCCGTCCCTTTCTTCCCATAAACAACGAGATACAAACCCTTTTTTATGACTTTGATATAATCCTTCTTTATATCAAGAACCCTGATAAGTTCAGGCTTTGTTTCAACAAGTTCCTGAAGATCCATATCAAAATAACTTTTAAGAAGTTTTGGCTTATAGACCTTCCCGCCGTTGGCTATAGGTGATATGATCTTTATACCGTCAAAGGGTGTGATAGCGAGAAATCCCTGTCCTATACTGTAGTTTACAGTATCCCCAAGAAACCAGGGCTCTCCTATTGCAGACATCTTCCATTCAGGAACGGGAACCCTTGATCTTCTCTTTTCAATCTCAGGATTTAGCTTCTCACCGAGTCCAAAAAGTGAGGCATAGTAGGATATCTTTGTAGCCCCAAGATCAAGACCTATCTGGTAAAAATATGTATCACACGACATCTCAAGAGCCTGTCTGACATCAATACTGCCACACCCTGAAGGATCCCAGTTTCTGTAAACCCAGTTTCCTATCTCAAAGGATCCACCGCTGTATATTTTCTGGTATGGTGACACAACCCCTTCCTGAAGGGCTGCAAGGCCTACAATTATCTTAAATATTGATCCTGGAGGGTATATACCGCTTAAAGCTTTATTGAATAATGGTTTATACTTGTTTTTAATTAGCTTATTCCACTCTTTTTTAGTCAGGCCGTCTGAGAACTTCTGTATGTTGTAAAGGGGATAACTTAGAAGGGCAAGAATCTCATAGTTCTGTGGATTTACAATAATCACAGCTCCAGATTTCTGTCCTGAGTTTTTAAAGGCCTCATAGGCTATCTTCTGTATTCTTGCATCAATTGTAAGATATATATCGTTACCCCTTTTTGGTTGTATCTCCCACAGAACCTTTTTCAGTCTTCCAAGTGCATCAACAACAACAGCTTTTACACCGTACTTACCTCTCAGATACCTGTCGTAGATCTTCTCAACACCCTGTTTTCCTATAAGCATATCAGGTGATAGTGATGGATCTTCCCTCAGATCCTTCTCAGATGGATAACCTACATAACCGAGTAGGTGGGGCATATACTTTGCGTACTCTGTGTAAACCCTTTTAGGCTGAACCTCAATAAAAAGACCATTAAATAGGTATGAGTAGTTAAAGAAAATCTTTATACTTTTTTCAGATAGATCTTTTTTTATTATAACCTTTCTGGCAAAGCCTTTTTTTATTCTCTCTTCGGTCTTTTCGTCTAAATCTATCCCGAGTATCTTCTTCAGATTCTTTTTCAGTTCAGGAAGATTCTTTTTTACTATGTATGGAAAGACATACAGGTTGTAGGAAGGCTCATCATAAGCAAGTAGAATACCGTTCCTGTCGTATATCTTTCCTCGTGGGGGATTTAATGTTATAAGTCTGAGATGGTTCTTTTCAGAAAGCTCCCTGTAGTATGTACCCTTAAGGATCTGCAGGTACACAAGTCTCCCTGCTAAGATCAGGAATACCAGTAAGAAAGCTATCACTAAAAGATTAAATCTGTCTATTCTCATTTATTATCTGCACTATATAGAATATTAAGAAGTTTAAAAAAACATATGCAAAAAATGAGACATTTATATAAAAGATGCCAGTTTTCAGAAATGTCAGTAGTATTTTAACAGTTATATCCATAACGGATAACAGTATTATAAGTATAGATCTTATGAAAATATCACCAAGGAAAAATCTGTTCTTTACGCTAAATGTTGCCAGTGTTAAAAGAAGTTTACTGATAAGGTTAAAAGCTGTAGGAACGGGGTTTAACATATCCTGAAGGATACCAACAAATATGGAAAACTTCAGTGAATCTTTCAGACCGTGGTTAAGTGTATAAAGGATTATGAGGATCACAAGAAAGTCAGGGGTAAAGTTCATAACTGAGAGATTCTTTATAACTATAGAAGACTGAAGTATAAGCAGTACCAAAGCTAAGATGTATATTCTCATCTCTTTTTACTTTTTTCCCTCTTTGTTATAACAACAACATACTCAACAGAAAGGGGATTTATATCAAGTTTTATATCAACATTTTTGAAGAAGTCACCTTCCTCGTAGTTTATACTTTTAATCTTTCCTATAGGGATTCCGGGGGGATAGTTTTTACCTACATCTGTAGTCTCAATAATATCACCTATCCTTATATCCTGTTGAGGTTTGACGTACTTTAATACGCCTGATTTGAGATCTTTACCCTGAAAAAAGACGAGCTCCCTTGTTTTCCTTGTTCTTGCAGGTATCCTGAAATTTTTGTCTGATACTAACAGAACGGAAGAGCTGAAAGGACCTACACTGTACACAATACCGAGAAGGTATCCGTCAGATACAACAAGATCACCTTTTTTTATACCGCTTTTCTTCCCAAGATTTATGATAAGAAAGTTTGACCAGTTATCAGGGGAAAAGCCTATAACTTTCCCTGTCAGTAGCCTGTATTTTTTAAATCTCTTTTTGAAATTTGCTATGGAGGAAAGCCTCTGGTTCTCAATCTCATACTGTTTTAAAAGTGTTATCTCACCTTTTAATCTTTCTATCTCTTTCTTCAGCTCTTTATTTTCTCTGTAAAGTCTGTAGTTATCCTCAACAGATCTTATAACAGAGGAGAATGTTTCATAAACGCCGTCTACAGCTTTCAGAAATGGATGAAAGACTGTGAGGACGGCCCCTTTGGAGTTTGGTATAAGAAAAAGGTAAACAACGCTTATAGATAAAACAATAACAACAAAAAGGGTTACCCTTTTAAATCCTTTTTTTTTAAACATCCTTTTTACTGGAATGATACACGTTTAATAAGTTCAATATCGTTTAAGGCCTCACCAATACCCCTTGCAACAGCTGTTAGAGGGTCATCACAGTAGTAAACAGGAAGGTTTGTTTCTTCTTTAAGTCTTAGATCCATACCGTAAAGTAAAGATCCACCTCCAGCAAGTACAATCCCCCTTTCAACGATATCAGCGGCAAGCTCGGGAGGTGTTCTCTCAAGGGCATTTCTTACAGCATTTATAATACTTGTTATAACATCCTCTATAGCTATTCTTATCTCTTCCCCTGTTATTGTCACACTTCTCGGCATACCTGTCATATCCCTTCCCCTTATCTCCATTGTCTCCTTGTCCCTTTCAGTTGGGTAGGCAGATCCTATCTGAACCTTAACCCTCTCCGCTGTCTGTTCACCTATAAGAATGTGATGAGATCTTTTAAGATGCTGAATTATAGCCTTGTTTACCTCATCCCCTGCTATTCTTATTGATGTTGAAAGAACAAGACCTGAAAGAGATATAACTGCTATCTCTGAAGTTCCTCCACCTATATCAACGATCATATTTCCACCTGGGGCTGATATAGGAAGGCCTGCACCTATAGCTGCTGCCATAGGTTCTGCAATAAGGAAAACATCCCTTGCTCCAGCCTGTCTTGCTGCATCTATAACAGCTCTTTTTTCAACGGTTGTTATCCCGGACGGAACACCAACTATAATTCTTGGTCTCGGTTTTAAGAATTTTGTTAATGGAAGATTCTTATGAACTTTTCTTATAAAGTACTTGAGCATCTCCTGCGTAACATCAAAGTCAGCTATAACACCATCTTTTAGAGGTCTTACAACTTCTATATTTTCAGGTGTTTTACCTATCATTGCCTTAGCTTCTTCACCAACGGCTATTACCTTTCCTGTTGTTTTCTCAATAGAGACTATAGAAGGTTCTGAGAAAACGATACCTTTTCCCTTGACAAAAACAAGGGTGTTTGCCGTCCCAAGATCAATTCCGATATCATTTGAGAAAAATCCAAGAATGGAATTTAGAAACATATTCCCTCCAGTAAAAAAGATAAATTAGAAAATATATTATAAACTATTATTAAAAAGAATTTTCTCAAGATGGAGGTTAGTATGTTTAAAGGCTCAATCGTTGCACTGATAACACCTTTTAAGGATGGTGCTATAGATAGGAAATCTCTTAAAAGACTTATAGATTTCCATGTTGAAAAGGGAACTGATGGGATTGTTATAGCAGGAACTACAGGTGAGTCGGCAACACTGACTTTCAGCGAACATGAAGATCTTATAAAGATGGCCGTTGAGTTTGCAGACAAAAGAATTCCGATAATTGCCGGAACAGGGGCAAATGCAACACATGAGGCTATTGCATTAACAAAATCGGCAGAAAAGGCAGGTGCGGATGGCTCTCTCCAGATAGTTCCCTATTACAACAAACCGACTCAGGAAGGAATTTACCAGCATTTTAAGGCGATAGCAGAAGAAACTTCCATTCCCCTTATACTTTACAACATACCTTCAAGGACAGGTGTTGATATGCTTCCTGAAACATTCGCAAGACTTTACTCAGACTTCCCAAATGTTATAGGTATAAAGGAGGCAACAGGTAATGTTGCAAGAGTTTCTGAGATGATATCGCTCACAAATCCTGATGTTGTTATTCTATCAGGTGATGATGCCCTGACGCTCCCTATGATGGCTGTTGGAGCTAAAGGTGTTATATCAGTTGCAAACAACCTTGTCCCTGAAGATATAGCAACAATGTGCAGACTTGCCCTTGAAGGAAGATTTGAGGAGGCAAGGCAGATACATGATAGATACTGGAAGCTCTTTAAGACATTATTTATTGAGACAAATCCTATACCTGTAAAAACTGCAGCCTACCTTATGGGGCTTATTGATGATATTGAGATGAGACTTCCCCTCTATTACATGAAACCTGAAAATGAGGAAAAGCTTAAATCGGTTCTAAAGGATTACGGTCTTATAAGGTAGATTTGCAAAATTTCAAAAAATTTTTTAAAGAAAAGTTCTGAAACACCGGTACTTAAACCGTTTTCTTTGGTATAATTTTTGCTTTATATTTTCAGACTTAAAAATTTGCTGGAGGATTTTTTTGAGAGTAGGTATTGTTGGAACGGGAAATATGGGATCTAAGTATATTAAAAAATTTGAGATTCTCGGTTACGATGCTGTCCTTATAGATAAAGAACAGTCAAGACTGAAAGATTTTCCTGAGAGATTCAAAAAGTATACAGATATAGATGAGGCATTAAAAAATGAGAATATAGATTTCCTCTTTGTTGCAACAGACCCTGTTTCTCACATACCGATAGCAAAAAAGGCACTTGAAAGGGGGATAAATGTTATGGTGGAAAAGCCCCCTTCAATAAAACCTTCAGAACTTGAGGATGCTATAAATTTTGCATATAAGAACAACGCTGTTTTAGAGGTCTCGGAGATAGAGCTCAGATCAAACAGTATAAGAAATCTTGATATAGGGAGCTCTGTTGATCAGGTTCAGGCATACAGACTAAACCTTGGAAGAGGTTATATAAACCCATTTTACGATCTTGCGTGGCATGATCTTTATATATTCAGCTATCTTTTTGGTGAGTTTAGTATAAAGAGTGTGAAAGATAAAGGAGATATCTTTGATATATATGGTGAGACTGAAGAGAATGAGTTCTTTCTTCAGGTTGCATGGAGTCATGACTATCTAAGAAGAGAATGGATATTAAGATCAAAGGAAGGGGAGATAAAGCTCAACTTTGTTGAGGACAGGATAGAGTACCCTTCTGGAAAGGTAAAAGAGAAGGATAATATTGACAAGCTTGAGCTTATGATAAAACAGTTCGTCCAGAACCCATCTTTTGAAAGCTCTTTCAGAGCTTTAAACATCCTTAAGGAGTTTGACAAATTCAGAGTATAAAGGAGAGAGCATTGATCCCGATAATAAAGCCTGTTTTTGGGAAAGAGGAAGAAGATACAGTTCTTGAGATTATGAAAAGCGGTCAGATAACCCGTGGAAGATGGACATTAAAGTTTAAGGAAAGTTTCAGCGATTATATAGGTTCAACATTCTGTCATCCTGTTTGCAGTGGTACAGCGGCTCTTTATATTGCATTAAAAGCTGTTGGTGTAAGCAGCCCTGAAGATGTTGTTATAGTTCCGGCTATGAGCTTTATGGCAACGATAGATGCTGTTTT is a window of Persephonella marina EX-H1 DNA encoding:
- the mreC gene encoding rod shape-determining protein MreC, translating into MFKKKGFKRVTLFVVIVLSISVVYLFLIPNSKGAVLTVFHPFLKAVDGVYETFSSVIRSVEDNYRLYRENKELKKEIERLKGEITLLKQYEIENQRLSSIANFKKRFKKYRLLTGKVIGFSPDNWSNFLIINLGKKSGIKKGDLVVSDGYLLGIVYSVGPFSSSVLLVSDKNFRIPARTRKTRELVFFQGKDLKSGVLKYVKPQQDIRIGDIIETTDVGKNYPPGIPIGKIKSINYEEGDFFKNVDIKLDINPLSVEYVVVITKREKSKKR
- the rodA gene encoding rod shape-determining protein RodA, producing MKNIKTFFSRYDPVILFTVLGLLTWSVINIYSATFHEYSSLYIKQAVYALIGTFIILIFPSLDYRKLLNAAPYLYITGILLLIAVIFFGTTILGAKRWIKLGFFMIQPSEMMKFIIILMVAYILENSKRVSFIEGLKIFVLSTIPFILILKQPDLGTAITVLIPVVIILFLANLNKKYIIATLSVLVLSAPFIWEHLKDYQKKRILAFLNPEADPFGTAYHILQSKIAIGSGYIFGKGYLQGTQSKLFFLPEQHTDFIFATIGEEWGFVVSITILTAYLILGLRILYLGSKIKYYGGKYICYGAGGLITVQAFINIAMTVGLAPVVGITLPFLSYGGSSVVTFSLIVGTVLSVIYTHKRERLHF
- the rpmA gene encoding 50S ribosomal protein L27; the encoded protein is MASKKSGGSAKNGRDSFSKRLGVKRYDGQVVKAGNILVRQRGTKIYPGKNVGLGNDYTLFALIDGKVKFETSKGKKVVSVYPLDA
- a CDS encoding Gfo/Idh/MocA family protein, giving the protein MRVGIVGTGNMGSKYIKKFEILGYDAVLIDKEQSRLKDFPERFKKYTDIDEALKNENIDFLFVATDPVSHIPIAKKALERGINVMVEKPPSIKPSELEDAINFAYKNNAVLEVSEIELRSNSIRNLDIGSSVDQVQAYRLNLGRGYINPFYDLAWHDLYIFSYLFGEFSIKSVKDKGDIFDIYGETEENEFFLQVAWSHDYLRREWILRSKEGEIKLNFVEDRIEYPSGKVKEKDNIDKLELMIKQFVQNPSFESSFRALNILKEFDKFRV
- a CDS encoding rod shape-determining protein, whose protein sequence is MFLNSILGFFSNDIGIDLGTANTLVFVKGKGIVFSEPSIVSIEKTTGKVIAVGEEAKAMIGKTPENIEVVRPLKDGVIADFDVTQEMLKYFIRKVHKNLPLTKFLKPRPRIIVGVPSGITTVEKRAVIDAARQAGARDVFLIAEPMAAAIGAGLPISAPGGNMIVDIGGGTSEIAVISLSGLVLSTSIRIAGDEVNKAIIQHLKRSHHILIGEQTAERVKVQIGSAYPTERDKETMEIRGRDMTGMPRSVTITGEEIRIAIEDVITSIINAVRNALERTPPELAADIVERGIVLAGGGSLLYGMDLRLKEETNLPVYYCDDPLTAVARGIGEALNDIELIKRVSFQ
- the mrdA gene encoding penicillin-binding protein 2, with product MRIDRFNLLVIAFLLVFLILAGRLVYLQILKGTYYRELSEKNHLRLITLNPPRGKIYDRNGILLAYDEPSYNLYVFPYIVKKNLPELKKNLKKILGIDLDEKTEERIKKGFARKVIIKKDLSEKSIKIFFNYSYLFNGLFIEVQPKRVYTEYAKYMPHLLGYVGYPSEKDLREDPSLSPDMLIGKQGVEKIYDRYLRGKYGVKAVVVDALGRLKKVLWEIQPKRGNDIYLTIDARIQKIAYEAFKNSGQKSGAVIIVNPQNYEILALLSYPLYNIQKFSDGLTKKEWNKLIKNKYKPLFNKALSGIYPPGSIFKIIVGLAALQEGVVSPYQKIYSGGSFEIGNWVYRNWDPSGCGSIDVRQALEMSCDTYFYQIGLDLGATKISYYASLFGLGEKLNPEIEKRRSRVPVPEWKMSAIGEPWFLGDTVNYSIGQGFLAITPFDGIKIISPIANGGKVYKPKLLKSYFDMDLQELVETKPELIRVLDIKKDYIKVIKKGLYLVVYGKKGTARKLSDLPVKNAGKTGTAQVFRKPEKNKKIDRWDLQNHAWYVAFFPYKKPRFALSVFVEHGIGGSKTAVPITKSIIMKLYKEGLINEKH
- the mreD gene encoding rod shape-determining protein MreD encodes the protein MRIYILALVLLILQSSIVIKNLSVMNFTPDFLVILIILYTLNHGLKDSLKFSIFVGILQDMLNPVPTAFNLISKLLLTLATFSVKNRFFLGDIFIRSILIILLSVMDITVKILLTFLKTGIFYINVSFFAYVFLNFLIFYIVQIINENRQI
- the dapA gene encoding 4-hydroxy-tetrahydrodipicolinate synthase encodes the protein MFKGSIVALITPFKDGAIDRKSLKRLIDFHVEKGTDGIVIAGTTGESATLTFSEHEDLIKMAVEFADKRIPIIAGTGANATHEAIALTKSAEKAGADGSLQIVPYYNKPTQEGIYQHFKAIAEETSIPLILYNIPSRTGVDMLPETFARLYSDFPNVIGIKEATGNVARVSEMISLTNPDVVILSGDDALTLPMMAVGAKGVISVANNLVPEDIATMCRLALEGRFEEARQIHDRYWKLFKTLFIETNPIPVKTAAYLMGLIDDIEMRLPLYYMKPENEEKLKSVLKDYGLIR
- the rplU gene encoding 50S ribosomal protein L21, whose amino-acid sequence is MFAVIKTGGKQYRVEPGMLLKVEKLPADVGETVEIEASLIKDDQGNIKTEGKVEAEVVEHGKHKKVLVFHFKRKKNYKKLNGHRQPYTLIKIKDIKA
- a CDS encoding copper resistance protein B codes for the protein MFKRLLISIGLISFLYGVSNAEPSEDCDFYPVKKMKPLYYGQILFDRLEYDDSKRLNYEVTSWYGGDYQRFWIEVEGENNFEKEEGDLERLDVLYGKLFSPFWDIRAGVGYRSSYGDGTKDRKSFVVGLKGLAPYWFEVDTNMRFTTEGELYGDVEAEYDLLFTQRLVFQPRIDTTFSFSDIPEIGVYNGINNINLSFRLRYELKREFAPYIGFSYNSFFGDIKDRNGKDHDLTAFFGVRVWF